From a region of the Castor canadensis chromosome 7, mCasCan1.hap1v2, whole genome shotgun sequence genome:
- the Eloa gene encoding elongin-A isoform X2 translates to MEEDYQENWKASGSQSYSPDHRQKRHKKLSELERSHKVSHSHERRDERKRCHRVSPTYSSDPESSDYGHVQSPPSSASPHQMYMDHYRSPEEDHEPIVPHQKPGRSHSNAFQDRLGVSQERHLGEPQGKGVVNQNKEHKSPHKEKRPVDAKGNEKASTLGREKSHKTLSKEENRRPLSGDNTKEKLPSSTVKKEKEREGSSLKKKFSSGMEVASDNHLKKPKLKDSEKTKSDRNKQRVDGVDSRKGVGDLLPKAKEKVSNSLKAEEGKVKACNSGRKSLGWAPKEEEAGMDDEFEQPTMSFESYLSYDQPRKRKKKAVKSSATVLGEKGLRKSESKSTTKNLNPAQKLPKVNENKSEKMQLAGPDSARPRKVLMDALPVLPDLSLPTIQANYRPLPSLELMSSFQPKRKAFSSPQEEEEAGFTGRRMNSKMQVYSGSKCAYLPKMMTLHQQCIRVLKNNIDSIYEVGGVPYSVLEPVLERCTPDQLYRIEECNHVLIEETDQLWKVHCHRDFKEERPEEYESWREMYLRLQDAREQRLRVLTKNIRSAHANKPKGRQAKMAFVNSVAKPPRDVRRRQEKFGTGGAAVPEKVRIKPAPYTTGSSHVPASSSNNFNASPEEPTYDGPSTSSAHLAPVVSSTVFYDPRKPAVKKIAPMMAKTIKAFKNRFSRR, encoded by the exons atggaggagGATTACCAAGAAAATTGGAAAGCCTCTGGCAGCCAGTCCTACAGCCCTGATCATAgacagaaaagacacaaaaaactctcaGAGCTTGAAAGGTCTCACAAAGTATCTCACAGTCATGAGAGGAGAGATGAGAGAAAGAGGTGTCACAGAGTGTCACCAACATATTCTTCAGACCCTGAATCTTCTGACTATGGCCATGTTCAGTCCCCCCCATCTTCTGCCAGTCCTCATCAGATGTACATGGACCATTACAGGTCCCCAGAAGAGGACCATGAGCCCATTGTTCCACACCAGAAGCCTGGAAGAAGTCACAGTAATGCCTTTCAGGACAGACTAGGGGTCAGTCAGGAACGGCACCTGGGTGAACCCCAGGGGAAAGGGGTTGTGAACCAAAACAAGGAGCACAAATCTCCCCATAAGGAAAAACGCCCTGTGGATGCCAAGGGTAATGAGAAAGCCTCAACTCTGGGCAGAGAGAAGTCACACAAGACCCTCTCCAAAGAGGAAAACCGAAGGCCACTGTCAGGGGACAACACCAAGGAGAAACTGCCCTCCAGTactgtgaagaaagaaaaggaaagagaaggcagCAGTCTCAAGAAGAAGTTTTCATCTGGCATGGAGGTTGCTTCAGACAACcaccttaaaaaaccaaaactcaagGACTCAGAGAAAACCAAATCTGACAGAAACAAGCAGCGTGTAGATGGTGTAGACTCCAGAAAAGGGGTGGGAGACCTGTtgcccaaagcaaaagaaaaggttTCTAACAGTTTAAAGGCTGAAGAAGGGAAAGTGAAAGCTTGTAATTCAGGCAGAAAGTCACTGGGCTGGGCGCCTAAAGAAGAGGAGGCTGGCATGGATGATGAATTTGAGCAGCCCACCATGTCATTTGAATCCTACCTCAGCTACGACCAGCCccggaagagaaagaagaaggctGTGAAGAGCTCAGCCACAGTACTCGGAGAAAAAGGACTTAGAAAAAGTGAATCTAAAAGCACTACTAAGAACTTGAACCCAGCTCAGAAATTACCCAAGGTGAATGAAAACAAGTCAGAGAAGATGCAGCTGGCTGGACCTGATTCAGCCAGGCCAAGAAAG GTCCTCATGGACGCGTTGCCAGTGTTGCCAGACCTCTCATTACCCACAATACAAGCCAATTACCGTCCACTTCCTTCCCTCGAATTGATGTCCTCTTTCCAGCCAAAGCGAAAAG CATTCTCTTCACCCCAGGAAGAAGAAGAGGCTGGATTCACTGGACGAAGAATGAATTCCAAGATGCAGGTGTACTCCGGTTCCAAGTGCGCCTACCTCCCTAAGATGATGACCTTGCACCAGCAGTGCATCCGTGTACTTAAGAACAACATCGACT CAATTTATGAAGTGGGAGGAGTCCCTTACTCTGTTCTTGAACCCGTCTTGGAGAGGTGTACACCTGATCAGCTATATCGCATAGAGGAATGCAATCAC GtattaattgaagaaacagatcaaTTATGGAAAGTTCATTGTCACCGagactttaaagaagaaaggCCAGAAGAGTATGAGTCATGGCGGGAGATGTACCTGCGGCTTCAGGATGCCCGAGAGCAGCGGTTACGAGTACTAACAAAGAATATCCGATCTGCACATGCTAATAAACCCAAAG GCCGGCAAGCAAAGATGGCCTTCGTCAACTCTGTGGCCAAGCCACCTCGTGATGTCCGACGGAGGCAGGAGAAGTTTGGAACAGGAGGGGCAGCAGTCCCTGAGAAAGTCAG GATTAAGCCAGCTCCATACACGACAGGAAGCAGCCATGTTCCcgccagcagcagcaacaacttTAACGCCAGTCCTGAGGAGCCCACCTATGATGGCCCCAGCACCAGCAGTGCCCACTTGGCACCGGTGGTCAGCAGCACTGTTTTCTATGATCCTAGGAAACCAGCTGTGAAAA AAATTGCCCCGATGATGGCCAAGACAATTAAAGCTTTCAAGAATAGATTCTCCCGACGATAA
- the Eloa gene encoding elongin-A isoform X1: MAAESALQVVEKLQARLAANPDPKKLLKYLKKLSTLPITVDILAETGVGKTVNSFRKHEQVGTFARDLVAQWKKLVPVERNNETEEQDFEKSNSQKRPRDALQREEEMEEDYQENWKASGSQSYSPDHRQKRHKKLSELERSHKVSHSHERRDERKRCHRVSPTYSSDPESSDYGHVQSPPSSASPHQMYMDHYRSPEEDHEPIVPHQKPGRSHSNAFQDRLGVSQERHLGEPQGKGVVNQNKEHKSPHKEKRPVDAKGNEKASTLGREKSHKTLSKEENRRPLSGDNTKEKLPSSTVKKEKEREGSSLKKKFSSGMEVASDNHLKKPKLKDSEKTKSDRNKQRVDGVDSRKGVGDLLPKAKEKVSNSLKAEEGKVKACNSGRKSLGWAPKEEEAGMDDEFEQPTMSFESYLSYDQPRKRKKKAVKSSATVLGEKGLRKSESKSTTKNLNPAQKLPKVNENKSEKMQLAGPDSARPRKVLMDALPVLPDLSLPTIQANYRPLPSLELMSSFQPKRKAFSSPQEEEEAGFTGRRMNSKMQVYSGSKCAYLPKMMTLHQQCIRVLKNNIDSIYEVGGVPYSVLEPVLERCTPDQLYRIEECNHVLIEETDQLWKVHCHRDFKEERPEEYESWREMYLRLQDAREQRLRVLTKNIRSAHANKPKGRQAKMAFVNSVAKPPRDVRRRQEKFGTGGAAVPEKVRIKPAPYTTGSSHVPASSSNNFNASPEEPTYDGPSTSSAHLAPVVSSTVFYDPRKPAVKKIAPMMAKTIKAFKNRFSRR; encoded by the exons TTattgaaatatttgaagaaactcTCCACTTTGCCTATTACAGTAGACATTCTTGCG GAGACTGGGGTCGGGAAAACAGTAAATAGTTTTCGAAAGCACGAGCAAGTGGGAACCTTTGCCAGGGACCTAGTGGCCCAGTGGAAGAAGTTGGTTCCTGTGGAACG aaacaatGAGACTGAAGAACAGGACTTTGAGAAGAGCAATTCGCAAAAGCGCCCTCGGGATGCTCttcagagagaggaagaaatggaggagGATTACCAAGAAAATTGGAAAGCCTCTGGCAGCCAGTCCTACAGCCCTGATCATAgacagaaaagacacaaaaaactctcaGAGCTTGAAAGGTCTCACAAAGTATCTCACAGTCATGAGAGGAGAGATGAGAGAAAGAGGTGTCACAGAGTGTCACCAACATATTCTTCAGACCCTGAATCTTCTGACTATGGCCATGTTCAGTCCCCCCCATCTTCTGCCAGTCCTCATCAGATGTACATGGACCATTACAGGTCCCCAGAAGAGGACCATGAGCCCATTGTTCCACACCAGAAGCCTGGAAGAAGTCACAGTAATGCCTTTCAGGACAGACTAGGGGTCAGTCAGGAACGGCACCTGGGTGAACCCCAGGGGAAAGGGGTTGTGAACCAAAACAAGGAGCACAAATCTCCCCATAAGGAAAAACGCCCTGTGGATGCCAAGGGTAATGAGAAAGCCTCAACTCTGGGCAGAGAGAAGTCACACAAGACCCTCTCCAAAGAGGAAAACCGAAGGCCACTGTCAGGGGACAACACCAAGGAGAAACTGCCCTCCAGTactgtgaagaaagaaaaggaaagagaaggcagCAGTCTCAAGAAGAAGTTTTCATCTGGCATGGAGGTTGCTTCAGACAACcaccttaaaaaaccaaaactcaagGACTCAGAGAAAACCAAATCTGACAGAAACAAGCAGCGTGTAGATGGTGTAGACTCCAGAAAAGGGGTGGGAGACCTGTtgcccaaagcaaaagaaaaggttTCTAACAGTTTAAAGGCTGAAGAAGGGAAAGTGAAAGCTTGTAATTCAGGCAGAAAGTCACTGGGCTGGGCGCCTAAAGAAGAGGAGGCTGGCATGGATGATGAATTTGAGCAGCCCACCATGTCATTTGAATCCTACCTCAGCTACGACCAGCCccggaagagaaagaagaaggctGTGAAGAGCTCAGCCACAGTACTCGGAGAAAAAGGACTTAGAAAAAGTGAATCTAAAAGCACTACTAAGAACTTGAACCCAGCTCAGAAATTACCCAAGGTGAATGAAAACAAGTCAGAGAAGATGCAGCTGGCTGGACCTGATTCAGCCAGGCCAAGAAAG GTCCTCATGGACGCGTTGCCAGTGTTGCCAGACCTCTCATTACCCACAATACAAGCCAATTACCGTCCACTTCCTTCCCTCGAATTGATGTCCTCTTTCCAGCCAAAGCGAAAAG CATTCTCTTCACCCCAGGAAGAAGAAGAGGCTGGATTCACTGGACGAAGAATGAATTCCAAGATGCAGGTGTACTCCGGTTCCAAGTGCGCCTACCTCCCTAAGATGATGACCTTGCACCAGCAGTGCATCCGTGTACTTAAGAACAACATCGACT CAATTTATGAAGTGGGAGGAGTCCCTTACTCTGTTCTTGAACCCGTCTTGGAGAGGTGTACACCTGATCAGCTATATCGCATAGAGGAATGCAATCAC GtattaattgaagaaacagatcaaTTATGGAAAGTTCATTGTCACCGagactttaaagaagaaaggCCAGAAGAGTATGAGTCATGGCGGGAGATGTACCTGCGGCTTCAGGATGCCCGAGAGCAGCGGTTACGAGTACTAACAAAGAATATCCGATCTGCACATGCTAATAAACCCAAAG GCCGGCAAGCAAAGATGGCCTTCGTCAACTCTGTGGCCAAGCCACCTCGTGATGTCCGACGGAGGCAGGAGAAGTTTGGAACAGGAGGGGCAGCAGTCCCTGAGAAAGTCAG GATTAAGCCAGCTCCATACACGACAGGAAGCAGCCATGTTCCcgccagcagcagcaacaacttTAACGCCAGTCCTGAGGAGCCCACCTATGATGGCCCCAGCACCAGCAGTGCCCACTTGGCACCGGTGGTCAGCAGCACTGTTTTCTATGATCCTAGGAAACCAGCTGTGAAAA AAATTGCCCCGATGATGGCCAAGACAATTAAAGCTTTCAAGAATAGATTCTCCCGACGATAA